A stretch of the Onychomys torridus chromosome 23, mOncTor1.1, whole genome shotgun sequence genome encodes the following:
- the Cnppd1 gene encoding protein CNPPD1, with the protein MDLAGLLLDEEGTFSLTGFQDFTFLPGHQKLSARIRRRLYYGWDWETDCSLEELSSPVADITVELLQKAAPSPIRRLQKKYVAHVSREACISPCAMMLALVYIERLRHRNPDYLQHVSSSDLFLISMMVASKYLYDEGEEEEVFNDEWGAAGGMTVPTLNALERSFLSAMDWHLYTDPREIFEVLNWLESCVAEQQGRRRGWYTYTDLCVLLGQPAWQLALGSLCQRLVKLSCLLAVAYVSSVALAVASVAVIHQSLGLSCSPSPGPPDLRLVSKGLSQPCIPSPVPQCLTNVSSCPEGNVELPSLWGTLLASLTPPPIPPPDPPAPPTLLHKCPFCQKFQRNPPNCRACHQPNHTVSIGPSRPFFRTHGLAPPWLSSPLAPPFLQPQQCSLFSVMELARLKSFIFPG; encoded by the exons ATGGACCTGGCTGGGCTCCTACTGGACGAAGAAGGCACCTTTTCCCTCACCGGTTTCCAGGACTTCACG ttccttccAGGACACCAAAAACTGAGTGCTCGAATCCGAAGGAGACTCTATTATGGCTGGGACTGGGAGACAGATTGCAGCCTGGAggagctctccagccctgtggcag ACATTACTGTGGAACTTCTTCAGAAAGCAGCACCCAGTCCTATTCGTCGGCTCCAGAAGAAATACGTAGCTCACGTGTCCCG GGAGGCTTGTATCTCCCCTTGTGCAATGATGTTAGCTCTGGTGTACATTGAGCGGCTCCGGCACCGAAACCCAGACTACCTGCAAcatgtgtcctcttctgacttgtTTCTGATCTCCATG ATGGTGGCCAGTAAATACCTTTACgatgaaggggaggaagaggaggtctTCAATGATGAATGGGGAGCAGCCGGAGGAATGACTGTGCCTACTCTCAATGCCTTGGAAAGGAGCTTCCTGAGTGCCATG GACTGGCATCTCTACACTGATCCTCGGGAGATCTTTGAGGTGCTGAATTGGCTGGAGagctg CGTGGCTGAGCAGCAAGGGCGTCGGCGTGGCTGGTACACCTACACAGACCTGTGTGTGCTGCTGGGACAGCCAGCGTGGCAGCTGGCTCTGGGCTCCCTCTGCCAGCGGCTGGTCAAG CTGTCCTGCCTGTTAGCCGTGGCATATGTGAGCAGTGTGGCCCTAGCTGTGGCGTCAGTGGCTGTAATACACCAGTCCCTGGGGCTGTCCTGCAGCCCCTCACCAGGTCCTCCTGACCTCAGACTGGTTTCCAAAGGCCTCTCGCAGCCCTGCATACCTTCCCCCGTGCCACAGTGCCTGACTAATGTCTCCAGCTGCCCGGAAGGCAATGTAGAGTTGCCGTCACTCTGGggcactcttctggcctcattgACACCACCTCCAATACCTCCCCCAGACCCCCCTGCCCCACCTACTCTTCTCCACAAATGCCCCTTTTGCCAGAAGTTTCAGAGAAATCCCCCAAACTGCCGTGCCTGCCACCAGCCTAACCATACGGTGTCTATTGGTCCTTCCCGCCCCTTTTTCCGTACCCATGGCCTGGCCCCACCCTGGCTCTCCAGCCCGCTAGCCCCTCCATTCCTCCAACCCCAGCAGTGTTCTCTTTTTAGTGTCATGGAGCTGGCCCGTCTCAAGTCTTTCATTTTCCCAGGCTAG
- the Retreg2 gene encoding reticulophagy regulator 2 — protein sequence MASGGGGGNTGAGGTSGLGLGLGLSLGMGEATGDAEEEAAAAEAVGRLATSLWLRLRGWEAVLGVAQRLLVWEKPLHSLVTAAALNGLFWLLSSSSLRPFFLLSISLLTYFLLDLWHPRFLPDVVSASPPEEPHPDSEGAGSGAQPHLLSVPELCRYLAESWLTFQIHLQELLQYKRQNPAQFCARVCSGCAVLAVLGHYVPGIMISYIVLLSILLWPLVVYHELIQRMYTRLEPLLMQLDYSMKAEADALHHKHDKRKRQGKNAPPAGDGPLAETESESEAELAGFSPVVDVKKTALALAITDSELSDEEASILESGGFSVSRATTPQLTDVSEDLDQQSLPSEPEEALSRELGEGEETELAPPEDLLAGPPALTKQALATEEEAVVKEALLQLSSPLHFVNTHFNGAGSPQGEGKCSPGGPVETLSPEAPPGTLSPPLCLAETGPVPLLSPPVLPPLPQDSPQALAAPEEEEVLTTEDFELLDQGELEQLNAELGLGPEMPPKPPDVPPPPPPLGPDSQSLVQSDQEAHAVGEP from the exons ATggcgagcggcggcggcggcggtaaCACCGGCGCAGGTGGGACCTCGgggctgggcctgggcctggggctGAGCCTCGGCATGGGGGAGGCCACCGGCGACGCGGAGGAGGAGGCGGCCGCGGCCGAGGCGGTGGGACGCCTGGCCACGTCGCTGTGGCTGCGGCTCCGCGGCTGGGAGGCGGTGCTGGGGGTTGCCCAGCGGCTGCTGGTGTGGGAGAAGCCGCTGCACAGCCTGGTCACGGCGGCCGCACTCAACGGCCTCTTCTG GTTGCTGTCTTCGTCGTCCCTCCGACCCTTCTTCCTGCTCAGCATCTCACTTTTGACCTATTTCCTGCTGGATCTCTGGCATCCTCGCTTTCTCCCCGACGTCGTTTCAG catcacccCCTGAGGAACCACACCCTGACAG TGAGGGTGCGGGGTCAGGCGCCCAGCCGCACCTGCTGAGTGTGCCCGAGTTGTGCAGATACCTGGCTGAGAGCTGGCTCACCTTCCAGATTCACCTGCAAGAGCTGTTGCAGTACAAGAGGCAGAATCCAGCTCAG TTCTGTGCTCGAGTCTGTTCCGGCTGTGCCGTGCTAGCTGTGTTGGGGCACTATGTTCCAGGGATTATGATTTCCTACATTGTCT TGTTGAGTATCCTGTTGTGGCCCCTGGTGGTTTATCATGAACTGATCCAGAGGATGTATACTCGCCTGGAGCCCTTGCTCATGCAGCTGGACTACAGCATGAAAGCCGAAGCCGATGCCCTGCACCATAAACACGACAAGAGGA AGCGGCAAGGGAAGAACGCACCTCCAGCAGGTGATGGGCCACTGGCCGAAACAGAGAGTGAGAGCGAGGCAGAGTTGGCTGGCTTCTCTCCAGTG GTGGATGTGAAGAAAACAGCCCTGGCCTTGGCTATTACAGACTCGGAGCTGTCAGATGAGGAGGCTTCTATTTTAGAGAGCGGCGGCTTCTCTGTATCTCGGGCCACCACCCCACAACTGACCGATGTTTCTGAGG ATTTGGACCAGCAGAGCCTACCAAGTGAGCCAGAAGAGGCTCTGAGCCGagaactgggggagggggaagagacagAGCTGGCCCCTCCTGAAGACCTGCTAGCTGGCCCTCCAGCCCTCACAAAGCAAGCCCTGGCTACAGAAGAAGAGGCTGTAGTCAAGGAAGCCTTGCTGCAGCTCTCTTCCCCTCTTCACTTTGTGAATACGCACTTCAATGGAGCAGGGTCCCCCCAGGGTGAAGGGAAATGCTCTCCTGGAGGACCAGTGGAGACCCTGAGCCCAGAGGCTCCACCCGGCACCCTCTCACCCCCACTTTGCCTGGCTGAAACTGGTCCagttcccctcctctccccccctgTGCTCCCGCCCCTTCCCCAGGACTCACCTCAAGCCCTGGCTGCccctgaggaggaagaggtaCTCACCACTGAGGACTTTGAGTTGCTGGATCAGGGGGAGCTGGAGCAACTGAATGCAGAGCTGGGCTTGGGACCAGAGATGCCCCCAAAGCCCCCTGACGTACCGCCGCCACCTCCTCCCCTGGGGCCAGACAGCCAGTCTCTGGTCCAGTCAGACCAAGAGGCTCATGCCGTGGGTGAGCCATGA
- the Slc23a3 gene encoding solute carrier family 23 member 3 isoform X3 gives MSPSPLHPVPLLSVGSQDTPAPLPPLLPALQNPSPSRCGPSTWGLSCLLALQHFLVLASLLCASHLLLFHSLPPGGLSYSPAQLLASSFFSCGVSTVLQTCMGSRLPLVQAPSLEFLIPALVLTNQKLPLATKTPGNVSLSLRLCSLTSCRGLELWNTPLREVSGAVVVSGLLQGTIGLLGVPGRVFPYCGPLVLAPSLVVAGLSAHKEVAQFCSAHWGLALLTWVPARYPCAPGDQLQLLQLPFICLSSDSFRSLTPLRHHGFGCLTQTGSRRVAHLVGLFCMGLGLSPRLAQLFTNIPLPVLGGVLGVTQAGVLSAGFSSFHLADIDSGRNVFIVGFSIFMALLLPRWLREAPVLLNTGWNPLDMFLRSLLAEPIFLAGLLGFLLENTISGTRIERGLGQRLPTSFTAQETQKSREKAAQEYGLPLPIQNLCSCIPQPLHCLCPMPEDSEDEEGGPSKTGEMADLLANSEESCPTASREGFRSQ, from the exons ATGAGCCCATCACCTCTCCATCCTGTTCCACTCCTTTCTGTGGGCTCCCAGGACACCCCTGCTCCCctgccaccactgctgcccgCTCTCCAGAATCCCTCTCCCTCTCGGTGTGGGCCTTCCACCTGGGGCCTCAGCTGTCTTCTGGCTCTGCAG CACTTCCTGGTCCTGGCATCTCTGCTCTGTGCCTCCCACCTGCTGCTGTTTCACAGTCTTCCCCCAGGGGGGCTCTCATACTCACCTGCTCAGCTCCTGGCTtccagtttcttttcctgtggtgTGTCTACGGTCCTGCAAACTTGCATGGGCAGCAG GCTGCCTCTAGTCCAGGCTCCATCCTTAGAATTCCTTATCCCCGCACTGGTGCTGACAAACCAGAAGCTACCTCTGGCCACCAAGACACCTGGAAATG TCTCCCTCTCACTGCGCCTGTGTAGTTTGACAAGCTGCCGTGGCCTGGAGCTCTGGAACACTCCTCTccgagag GTGTCGGGGGCAGTGGTGGTATCCGGGCTGCTGCAGGGCACAATAGGACTTCTAGGGGTTCCTGGCCGTGTGTTCCCCTACTGTGGGCCACTGGTGCTGGCTCCCAGCCTGGTTGTAGCAGGGCTCTCTGCCCACAAGGAGGTGGCCCAGTTCTGTTCCGCTCACTGGGGCCTGGCCTTGCT CACTTGGGTTCCTGCCAGGTACCCGTGTGCTCCTGGAGACCAGCTTCAACTTCTTCAACTCCCATTTATATGCCTGTCTTCCGACTCCTTTCG CTCTCTGACCCCACTGAGGCACCATGGTTTTGGCTGCCTCACCCAG ACCGGTTCGCGGCGAGTAGCCCACCTAGTGGGGCTGTTCTGCATGGGGCTTGGACTCTCCCCAAGGCTGGCTCAGCTCTTCACCAACATCCCACTGCCTGTGCTTG GTGGGGTCCTGGGGGTGACCCAGGCTGGGGTTCTGTCTGCTGGATTCTCCAGCTTCCACCTGGCTGACATTGACTCTGGGCGAAATGTCTTCATCGTGGGTTTCTCCATTTTCATGGCCTTGCTTCTGCCAAGGTGGCTCCGGGAAGCCCCAGTCCTGCTCAACACAG GCTGGAACCCCTTGGACATGTTCCTGCGTTCTTTGCTGGCAGAACCCATTTTTCTAGCTGGTCTTTTGGGCTTTCTTCTAGAAAACACCATTTCTG GTACACGGATTGAGCGAGGCCTAGGTCAAAGGCTGCCAACTTCTTTCACTGCCCAAGAAACTCAGAAGTCCAGGGAGAAGGCTGCTCAAGAGTACGGGCTTCCTTTACCCATTCAAAACCTGTGTTCCTGCATCCCACAGCCTCTCCACTGCCTCTGTCCAATGCCGGAAGACtctgaggatgaggaaggagggcCCTCTAAAACAGGAGAGATGGCCGACTTGTTGGCTAACTCTGAGGAGTCATGCCCTACAGCTAGCAGAGAAGGGTTTAGGTCCCAGTAA
- the Slc23a3 gene encoding solute carrier family 23 member 3 isoform X1 gives MSQGSMSPSPLHPVPLLSVGSQDTPAPLPPLLPALQNPSPSRCGPSTWGLSCLLALQHFLVLASLLCASHLLLFHSLPPGGLSYSPAQLLASSFFSCGVSTVLQTCMGSRLPLVQAPSLEFLIPALVLTNQKLPLATKTPGNVSLSLRLCSLTSCRGLELWNTPLREVSGAVVVSGLLQGTIGLLGVPGRVFPYCGPLVLAPSLVVAGLSAHKEVAQFCSAHWGLALLLILLMVVCSQHLGSCQVPVCSWRPASTSSTPIYMPVFRLLSVLTPVACVWIISALLGLSVISLQLSDPTEAPWFWLPHPGEWDWPLFTPRALAAGISMALATSTSSLGCYALCGQLLHLSPPPPHACSRGLSLEGLGSVLAGLLGSPLGTASSFPNVGTVSLFQTGSRRVAHLVGLFCMGLGLSPRLAQLFTNIPLPVLGGVLGVTQAGVLSAGFSSFHLADIDSGRNVFIVGFSIFMALLLPRWLREAPVLLNTGWNPLDMFLRSLLAEPIFLAGLLGFLLENTISGTRIERGLGQRLPTSFTAQETQKSREKAAQEYGLPLPIQNLCSCIPQPLHCLCPMPEDSEDEEGGPSKTGEMADLLANSEESCPTASREGFRSQ, from the exons ATGAGTCAGGGCAGCATGAGCCCATCACCTCTCCATCCTGTTCCACTCCTTTCTGTGGGCTCCCAGGACACCCCTGCTCCCctgccaccactgctgcccgCTCTCCAGAATCCCTCTCCCTCTCGGTGTGGGCCTTCCACCTGGGGCCTCAGCTGTCTTCTGGCTCTGCAG CACTTCCTGGTCCTGGCATCTCTGCTCTGTGCCTCCCACCTGCTGCTGTTTCACAGTCTTCCCCCAGGGGGGCTCTCATACTCACCTGCTCAGCTCCTGGCTtccagtttcttttcctgtggtgTGTCTACGGTCCTGCAAACTTGCATGGGCAGCAG GCTGCCTCTAGTCCAGGCTCCATCCTTAGAATTCCTTATCCCCGCACTGGTGCTGACAAACCAGAAGCTACCTCTGGCCACCAAGACACCTGGAAATG TCTCCCTCTCACTGCGCCTGTGTAGTTTGACAAGCTGCCGTGGCCTGGAGCTCTGGAACACTCCTCTccgagag GTGTCGGGGGCAGTGGTGGTATCCGGGCTGCTGCAGGGCACAATAGGACTTCTAGGGGTTCCTGGCCGTGTGTTCCCCTACTGTGGGCCACTGGTGCTGGCTCCCAGCCTGGTTGTAGCAGGGCTCTCTGCCCACAAGGAGGTGGCCCAGTTCTGTTCCGCTCACTGGGGCCTGGCCTTGCT GCTCATCCTGCTCATGGTGGTGTGTTCTCAGCACTTGGGTTCCTGCCAGGTACCCGTGTGCTCCTGGAGACCAGCTTCAACTTCTTCAACTCCCATTTATATGCCTGTCTTCCGACTCCTTTCG GTGCTTACCCCTGTGGCCTGTGTGTGGATCATCTCTGCCCTTCTGGGTCTGAGTGTCATCTCCCTGCAGCTCTCTGACCCCACTGAGGCACCATGGTTTTGGCTGCCTCACCCAG gtGAGTGGGATTGGCCCTTGTTCACACCCAGAGCCCTGGCTGCAGGAATCTCCATGGCTTTGGCAACCTCCACCAGCTCCTTGGGTTGCTATGCCCTGTGTGGCCAGCTGTTGCATCTGTCTCCTCCACCACCACATGCCTGCAGTCGAGGGCTGAGCCTGGAGGGGCTGGGCAGTGTGCTGGCAGGGCTGCTGGGGAGTCCCCTGGGCACTGCATCCAGCTTCCCTAACGTAGGCACAGTGAGTCTTTTCCAG ACCGGTTCGCGGCGAGTAGCCCACCTAGTGGGGCTGTTCTGCATGGGGCTTGGACTCTCCCCAAGGCTGGCTCAGCTCTTCACCAACATCCCACTGCCTGTGCTTG GTGGGGTCCTGGGGGTGACCCAGGCTGGGGTTCTGTCTGCTGGATTCTCCAGCTTCCACCTGGCTGACATTGACTCTGGGCGAAATGTCTTCATCGTGGGTTTCTCCATTTTCATGGCCTTGCTTCTGCCAAGGTGGCTCCGGGAAGCCCCAGTCCTGCTCAACACAG GCTGGAACCCCTTGGACATGTTCCTGCGTTCTTTGCTGGCAGAACCCATTTTTCTAGCTGGTCTTTTGGGCTTTCTTCTAGAAAACACCATTTCTG GTACACGGATTGAGCGAGGCCTAGGTCAAAGGCTGCCAACTTCTTTCACTGCCCAAGAAACTCAGAAGTCCAGGGAGAAGGCTGCTCAAGAGTACGGGCTTCCTTTACCCATTCAAAACCTGTGTTCCTGCATCCCACAGCCTCTCCACTGCCTCTGTCCAATGCCGGAAGACtctgaggatgaggaaggagggcCCTCTAAAACAGGAGAGATGGCCGACTTGTTGGCTAACTCTGAGGAGTCATGCCCTACAGCTAGCAGAGAAGGGTTTAGGTCCCAGTAA
- the Slc23a3 gene encoding solute carrier family 23 member 3 isoform X2: MSPSPLHPVPLLSVGSQDTPAPLPPLLPALQNPSPSRCGPSTWGLSCLLALQHFLVLASLLCASHLLLFHSLPPGGLSYSPAQLLASSFFSCGVSTVLQTCMGSRLPLVQAPSLEFLIPALVLTNQKLPLATKTPGNGEYEVKTVSLSLRLCSLTSCRGLELWNTPLREVSGAVVVSGLLQGTIGLLGVPGRVFPYCGPLVLAPSLVVAGLSAHKEVAQFCSAHWGLALLLILLMVVCSQHLGSCQVPVCSWRPASTSSTPIYMPVFRLLSVLTPVACVWIISALLGLSVISLQLSDPTEAPWFWLPHPGEWDWPLFTPRALAAGISMALATSTSSLGCYALCGQLLHLSPPPPHACSRGLSLEGLGSVLAGLLGSPLGTASSFPNVGTVSLFQTGSRRVAHLVGLFCMGLGLSPRLAQLFTNIPLPVLGGVLGVTQAGVLSAGFSSFHLADIDSGRNVFIVGFSIFMALLLPRWLREAPVLLNTGWNPLDMFLRSLLAEPIFLAGLLGFLLENTISGTRIERGLGQRLPTSFTAQETQKSREKAAQEYGLPLPIQNLCSCIPQPLHCLCPMPEDSEDEEGGPSKTGEMADLLANSEESCPTASREGFRSQ, translated from the exons ATGAGCCCATCACCTCTCCATCCTGTTCCACTCCTTTCTGTGGGCTCCCAGGACACCCCTGCTCCCctgccaccactgctgcccgCTCTCCAGAATCCCTCTCCCTCTCGGTGTGGGCCTTCCACCTGGGGCCTCAGCTGTCTTCTGGCTCTGCAG CACTTCCTGGTCCTGGCATCTCTGCTCTGTGCCTCCCACCTGCTGCTGTTTCACAGTCTTCCCCCAGGGGGGCTCTCATACTCACCTGCTCAGCTCCTGGCTtccagtttcttttcctgtggtgTGTCTACGGTCCTGCAAACTTGCATGGGCAGCAG GCTGCCTCTAGTCCAGGCTCCATCCTTAGAATTCCTTATCCCCGCACTGGTGCTGACAAACCAGAAGCTACCTCTGGCCACCAAGACACCTGGAAATGGTGAGTATGAAGTCAAGACAG TCTCCCTCTCACTGCGCCTGTGTAGTTTGACAAGCTGCCGTGGCCTGGAGCTCTGGAACACTCCTCTccgagag GTGTCGGGGGCAGTGGTGGTATCCGGGCTGCTGCAGGGCACAATAGGACTTCTAGGGGTTCCTGGCCGTGTGTTCCCCTACTGTGGGCCACTGGTGCTGGCTCCCAGCCTGGTTGTAGCAGGGCTCTCTGCCCACAAGGAGGTGGCCCAGTTCTGTTCCGCTCACTGGGGCCTGGCCTTGCT GCTCATCCTGCTCATGGTGGTGTGTTCTCAGCACTTGGGTTCCTGCCAGGTACCCGTGTGCTCCTGGAGACCAGCTTCAACTTCTTCAACTCCCATTTATATGCCTGTCTTCCGACTCCTTTCG GTGCTTACCCCTGTGGCCTGTGTGTGGATCATCTCTGCCCTTCTGGGTCTGAGTGTCATCTCCCTGCAGCTCTCTGACCCCACTGAGGCACCATGGTTTTGGCTGCCTCACCCAG gtGAGTGGGATTGGCCCTTGTTCACACCCAGAGCCCTGGCTGCAGGAATCTCCATGGCTTTGGCAACCTCCACCAGCTCCTTGGGTTGCTATGCCCTGTGTGGCCAGCTGTTGCATCTGTCTCCTCCACCACCACATGCCTGCAGTCGAGGGCTGAGCCTGGAGGGGCTGGGCAGTGTGCTGGCAGGGCTGCTGGGGAGTCCCCTGGGCACTGCATCCAGCTTCCCTAACGTAGGCACAGTGAGTCTTTTCCAG ACCGGTTCGCGGCGAGTAGCCCACCTAGTGGGGCTGTTCTGCATGGGGCTTGGACTCTCCCCAAGGCTGGCTCAGCTCTTCACCAACATCCCACTGCCTGTGCTTG GTGGGGTCCTGGGGGTGACCCAGGCTGGGGTTCTGTCTGCTGGATTCTCCAGCTTCCACCTGGCTGACATTGACTCTGGGCGAAATGTCTTCATCGTGGGTTTCTCCATTTTCATGGCCTTGCTTCTGCCAAGGTGGCTCCGGGAAGCCCCAGTCCTGCTCAACACAG GCTGGAACCCCTTGGACATGTTCCTGCGTTCTTTGCTGGCAGAACCCATTTTTCTAGCTGGTCTTTTGGGCTTTCTTCTAGAAAACACCATTTCTG GTACACGGATTGAGCGAGGCCTAGGTCAAAGGCTGCCAACTTCTTTCACTGCCCAAGAAACTCAGAAGTCCAGGGAGAAGGCTGCTCAAGAGTACGGGCTTCCTTTACCCATTCAAAACCTGTGTTCCTGCATCCCACAGCCTCTCCACTGCCTCTGTCCAATGCCGGAAGACtctgaggatgaggaaggagggcCCTCTAAAACAGGAGAGATGGCCGACTTGTTGGCTAACTCTGAGGAGTCATGCCCTACAGCTAGCAGAGAAGGGTTTAGGTCCCAGTAA